In Camelus dromedarius isolate mCamDro1 chromosome 3, mCamDro1.pat, whole genome shotgun sequence, one DNA window encodes the following:
- the LOC105104223 gene encoding olfactory receptor 2V1, with the protein MDIWNHTSLSDFILLGLFSHSPYDFLLFSLVLLASAAALAGNIFFLLLIQADRRLHTPMYFFLSQLSLMDLTTTGTVVPKMAANFLSGRRFISRGGCAAQVFLVVMVGGAECFLLAAMAYDRYVAVCHPLRYPVLMNRKACCLLALASWLGGVADSMVDVGMVFSFPYCGSLQVDHFFCEVPALLRLSCADTSLFEDLVYACCVVMLLLPLGVIVASYARVLTAVIRMPSTEGKQKALTTSSSHLAVVSLYYGGAIFSYMQGASARTPVGDRVTSIFYTILTPMLNPLIYSLRNREVGRALKKVLGRWGV; encoded by the coding sequence ATGGACATCTGGAACCACACCTCCCTATCAGACTTCATCCTCTTGGGCCTGTTCAGCCACTCACCTTATGacttcctcctcttttcccttgtccttctggcctctgctgctGCCCTGGCCGGCAACATCTTCTTCCTCCTGCTCATCCAGGCCGACAGGCGCCTGCACACCCCAATGTACTTTTTTCTCAGCCAGCTGTCCCTCATGGACCTGACCACGACGGGCACAGTGGTGCCCAAGATGGCAGCCAACTTCCTGTCGGGCAGGAGGTTCATTTCTCGGGGCGGCTGCGCGGCTCAGGTCTTCTTAGTGGTCATGGTAGGAGGAGCTGAGTGCTTCCTCCTGGCGGCCATGGCCTATGACAGGTACGTGGCTGTGTGCCACCCCCTGCGGTACCCTGTGCTCATGAACCGGAAGGCCTGCTGTCTCCTGGCCTTGGCATCCTGGCTGGGTGGAGTGGCCGACAGCATGGTCGACGTGGGCATGGTCTTCAGCTTCCCCTACTGCGGCTCCCTCCAGGTGGACCACTTCTTCTGCGAGGTCCCCGCCCTGCTGCGGCTCTCCTGTGCCGACACCTCGCTCTTCGAGGACCTCGTCTATGCTTGCTGTGTGGTCATGCTGCTGCTGCCCCTGGGGGTCATTGTGGCTTCCTATGCCCGGGTCCTCACGGCTGTGATTAGAATGCCCTCCACTGAGGGGAAACAGAAGGCACTGACCACTTCCTCCTCCCATCTGGCTGTGGTGAGTCTTTACTATGGGGGAGCCATTTTTAGCTACATGCAGGGAGCCTCTGCTAGGACACCGGTGGGAGACCGAGTCACCTCCATCTTCTACACCATCCTCACCCCAATGCTCAACCCACTCATTTACAGTCTGAGgaacagggaggtggggagggccctGAAGAAGGTGTTGGGGAGATGGGGAGTGTAG